The Desulfosporosinus acidiphilus SJ4 genome has a window encoding:
- a CDS encoding Crp/Fnr family transcriptional regulator produces the protein MSDEFIDFCITHGRTRHYAPKQYLYFAGDEGNTVYFLLSGRIRLYLMGELTEKIIRVLSPPVFFPEVILDGRPYPHAALCIEETEVLALNRETLIHFIQSNPSILWGFYKMLALDLRRSYRQIRNLSIGDARLRLGAKLYALAHVHGQSTSKGVLITIPLSATELAGMCSLARESVSRILSELKESHLIEIDKKSITVSDPQKLSLWIHDRSVRSRSALE, from the coding sequence ATGTCTGATGAATTTATTGATTTTTGTATAACCCATGGCCGAACGCGTCATTATGCACCAAAACAATACCTTTACTTTGCCGGAGATGAAGGAAATACTGTCTACTTTCTATTATCCGGAAGAATCAGATTATATCTAATGGGAGAGTTAACTGAAAAGATCATCCGAGTCTTAAGCCCCCCGGTATTCTTTCCTGAAGTAATTCTGGATGGAAGGCCATACCCTCATGCAGCACTTTGTATCGAAGAAACAGAAGTTCTTGCTCTTAATCGCGAGACTTTAATACATTTTATCCAAAGCAACCCTTCTATTCTTTGGGGGTTCTACAAAATGTTAGCCTTGGATTTGCGACGCTCTTATCGTCAAATCCGAAATCTCTCCATTGGTGACGCCCGGTTGCGCCTAGGGGCAAAATTGTATGCCCTAGCTCATGTTCATGGACAATCAACGTCTAAAGGAGTATTGATTACAATTCCTTTATCTGCCACGGAACTTGCCGGGATGTGTAGTCTGGCCCGAGAATCAGTAAGCCGTATCTTAAGCGAATTAAAGGAATCTCATTTAATCGAAATTGATAAAAAAAGTATTACCGTTTCTGATCCTCAAAAATTGAGTCTTTGGATCCACGACCGCTCTGTACGTTCTCGCTCTGCTCTTGAGTAA
- a CDS encoding acyl-CoA dehydrogenase, translating to MNFDLTEDHIMMRKMVRDFAEKECAPGAEHRDETEEFSVEIWKKAGELGLAGITFPEEYGGVGADYISYAIAVEELSRVDASVGVTISAHSSLCANPIYKFGTEEQKKKYLVPLATGEKLGAFGLTEPMAGSDASGTRTTAVRQGDEYILNGSKIFITNAYYADTYVVTAQMDKSKGNRGIAAFIIEKGMPGFSFGKKEKKMGIRSSATYELVFEDVHVPAANLLGEEGQGFKIAMQTLDFGRIGIASQALGIAQGAYEQCMKYTKERVQFGKAISEFQNTQFKLADMATQIEAARLLVYKACKMADAHVPVSKASAMAKLFASETAMAVTTMGVQLHGGYGYTREYPAERMMRDAKITEIYEGTNEIQRVVISSHILKG from the coding sequence ATGAATTTTGATTTAACTGAAGACCATATCATGATGAGAAAAATGGTACGTGATTTTGCAGAAAAGGAATGTGCACCGGGTGCGGAACATCGGGATGAAACTGAAGAGTTTTCTGTAGAGATCTGGAAAAAAGCCGGTGAGCTTGGATTAGCCGGCATTACTTTCCCTGAAGAGTATGGCGGTGTAGGAGCAGATTATATTTCCTATGCTATTGCCGTTGAAGAACTTTCCCGGGTTGATGCTTCAGTGGGTGTTACAATTTCTGCTCATTCCAGCCTTTGTGCCAACCCTATCTATAAATTTGGAACGGAAGAGCAAAAGAAGAAATATCTAGTTCCTTTAGCCACAGGTGAAAAACTTGGAGCGTTTGGTTTAACAGAACCCATGGCTGGCTCCGATGCTTCCGGAACGAGAACTACAGCAGTTCGTCAAGGCGATGAGTATATCTTAAATGGCAGCAAAATCTTTATTACCAACGCCTATTATGCTGATACGTATGTTGTTACAGCCCAAATGGATAAGAGCAAAGGTAATCGCGGAATTGCCGCTTTTATTATTGAAAAAGGCATGCCTGGATTCTCCTTTGGTAAAAAAGAGAAGAAGATGGGGATTCGTTCCTCGGCAACCTATGAGTTAGTGTTTGAAGATGTTCATGTACCTGCTGCAAATCTCTTGGGTGAAGAAGGCCAAGGATTTAAAATTGCGATGCAGACCCTTGATTTTGGTCGGATTGGAATTGCATCCCAAGCTTTAGGTATTGCTCAAGGAGCCTATGAGCAATGCATGAAGTACACAAAAGAACGTGTGCAATTCGGCAAAGCCATTTCAGAGTTCCAGAACACTCAATTTAAACTGGCCGATATGGCAACTCAAATTGAAGCTGCTCGCTTGCTCGTTTATAAAGCTTGTAAAATGGCTGATGCACACGTACCGGTTTCCAAGGCATCGGCAATGGCTAAATTGTTTGCTTCTGAAACGGCAATGGCTGTGACGACCATGGGAGTTCAACTCCATGGAGGATATGGTTATACACGTGAATATCCAGCTGAGCGTATGATGCGGGATGCCAAAATTACGGAAATTTATGAAGGAACCAATGAGATTCAACGTGTCGTTATTAGCAGCCATATCCTTAAAGGATAA
- the phoU gene encoding phosphate signaling complex protein PhoU, whose translation MPMRQKFDRDLEDLRLNILDLGKMVDNRISSAVKSLLDQDLTLANKVISDDSVVNDLQAKIEEHCIRLIATQQPYARDLRKVVAGLKIAIYLERMGDLSVDLAKLTNRIGQESLIMPLMNIQQMSAKVKEMLDLGLKAYVQEDCDAAASMAIMDDEVDKIYSQAFEDLKGIMMSKPEQVHQANYLLFACRFLERFGDYCTNISEEIVYLCSGKRVNLND comes from the coding sequence ATGCCAATGCGTCAAAAATTTGATCGCGATTTGGAAGACCTTCGTTTGAATATTCTCGATCTGGGGAAAATGGTTGATAACCGAATTAGTTCTGCCGTGAAATCTCTGCTTGATCAGGATCTTACATTAGCAAATAAGGTTATCTCCGATGATTCTGTGGTCAACGACCTTCAAGCGAAAATTGAAGAACATTGTATTCGTTTGATTGCAACCCAGCAACCCTATGCCCGTGATTTACGTAAAGTAGTCGCCGGGTTAAAAATTGCCATTTATCTTGAAAGAATGGGTGACCTATCAGTCGATCTGGCAAAGTTAACCAACAGGATAGGCCAAGAATCCTTGATTATGCCTTTAATGAATATTCAGCAAATGAGCGCTAAGGTAAAAGAAATGCTTGATCTTGGACTTAAAGCTTATGTTCAAGAAGACTGCGATGCCGCGGCTTCTATGGCTATAATGGATGATGAGGTTGATAAAATATATTCTCAAGCCTTTGAAGATTTAAAAGGCATTATGATGTCAAAACCAGAACAGGTTCATCAAGCAAATTATTTGCTTTTTGCCTGCAGGTTCTTAGAGCGATTCGGAGATTATTGCACAAATATTTCTGAAGAAATTGTATATCTATGTTCGGGTAAGAGAGTGAATTTGAACGATTAA
- a CDS encoding 3-hydroxybutyryl-CoA dehydrogenase produces the protein MKTIMVIGAGQMGGGIAQVAAQAGYSVVLNDIKEEFVNRGFGIIEKNLNRSVEKGKLPAEEKDSILSRITKSTSLQDAASVDLVIEAAVENMAIKVQIFSQLDVICPEHTILATNTSSLPITEIAACTKRPDRVIGMHFMNPVPVMKLVEVIRGLATSNDVYSTIEDLSIKMGKTPVEVNDAPGFVANRILIPMLNEAIYTLSEGIATVEAIDNVMKLGMNHPMGPLALADLIGLDTVLSIMEVLHEGLGDKYRPCPLLRKYVKAGWLGRKTGRGFYQYES, from the coding sequence GTGAAAACAATCATGGTTATCGGGGCAGGACAAATGGGTGGCGGGATCGCCCAAGTCGCAGCTCAAGCAGGTTATTCCGTTGTCCTAAATGACATTAAAGAAGAATTCGTGAATCGTGGCTTTGGGATCATTGAGAAGAATCTGAATCGTTCGGTAGAAAAAGGAAAGCTGCCGGCAGAGGAAAAAGATAGTATTTTGTCCCGAATCACTAAATCTACTTCCTTGCAAGATGCAGCTTCCGTAGATTTGGTCATTGAAGCGGCAGTGGAAAATATGGCCATAAAGGTACAGATCTTTTCTCAGCTTGACGTGATTTGCCCTGAACATACGATTCTTGCAACGAACACTTCATCACTCCCGATTACTGAAATTGCTGCTTGCACGAAACGTCCTGACCGAGTAATAGGGATGCACTTTATGAACCCTGTTCCAGTAATGAAACTTGTCGAGGTTATTCGTGGCTTAGCTACCAGCAATGACGTTTATTCCACCATCGAAGACCTTAGTATAAAGATGGGTAAAACACCAGTAGAGGTTAATGATGCTCCAGGTTTTGTTGCCAATAGGATTTTAATCCCCATGCTCAACGAGGCCATTTATACACTTTCTGAAGGCATCGCAACGGTTGAAGCTATTGATAACGTCATGAAACTGGGGATGAACCACCCTATGGGTCCGTTGGCTTTAGCTGATTTGATCGGCTTGGATACAGTCCTGTCAATTATGGAGGTTCTCCACGAAGGATTAGGCGATAAATATCGTCCTTGCCCATTACTTCGCAAATATGTCAAAGCAGGTTGGTTAGGAAGGAAGACGGGCCGAGGCTTCTATCAATATGAGTCATAA
- a CDS encoding short-chain-enoyl-CoA hydratase — MEYTNLLLQQQGNIAVLTINRPKALNALNSDTLSELSTALDELGRDSSVKALVITGSGEKAFIAGADISQMKDFSPLEGRRFAQLGQATFRKLELLPQPVIAAVNGFALGGGCELAMACDIRIAAENAKFGQPEVTLGLTAGFGGTQRLPRLVGTGLASELLFSGDIIDAQEAYRIGLVNKVYPLDSLMEEALKLAQRIAGRAPVAVQLTKSAIQRGINLDLDSAQGYEAEVFGLTFSTSDQTEGCTAFVEKRKPNFEGR, encoded by the coding sequence GTGGAGTACACCAATCTTTTGCTTCAACAACAAGGAAATATTGCTGTCCTAACAATCAATCGGCCGAAAGCCTTAAATGCTTTAAACAGTGACACATTGTCGGAACTGTCCACCGCCCTTGATGAACTGGGGAGAGATTCCAGTGTCAAAGCACTCGTTATTACAGGCAGCGGTGAAAAAGCATTTATTGCCGGGGCAGACATTTCTCAAATGAAAGACTTTTCTCCTTTAGAAGGCCGCCGATTTGCTCAATTGGGTCAGGCAACCTTCCGAAAACTGGAGCTTTTGCCTCAGCCTGTGATCGCCGCCGTTAATGGTTTTGCCTTAGGCGGAGGATGTGAACTGGCAATGGCATGTGATATTCGCATTGCCGCCGAGAATGCCAAATTCGGACAACCGGAAGTGACGCTAGGGCTTACCGCCGGATTTGGGGGGACTCAGCGTTTGCCGCGTTTAGTAGGTACCGGACTGGCCAGCGAATTGCTGTTTAGCGGTGATATCATTGATGCTCAGGAAGCTTACCGCATTGGACTTGTCAATAAAGTATATCCTTTAGACTCTTTAATGGAGGAGGCTCTGAAACTTGCTCAGAGAATTGCAGGAAGAGCTCCTGTGGCTGTCCAGTTAACCAAGAGCGCCATTCAAAGAGGAATTAATTTAGACTTAGATAGTGCTCAGGGTTATGAAGCTGAAGTTTTCGGCTTAACCTTTAGTACATCAGACCAAACAGAAGGCTGTACTGCTTTTGTAGAAAAACGCAAACCTAACTTTGAAGGACGATAA
- a CDS encoding acetyl-CoA C-acetyltransferase has translation MKDVVIVSAVRTPVGSFCGAIGQIPAVELGAVVIKEAIQRAGITPDQVDEVILGNVLQGGLGQNPARQAAIKAGIPQEVPSWTLNKVCGSGLKSIVCAAQAIISGDADIVVAGGMESMSLAPYGLPKARTGLRMGNANVIDLMVNDGLTDAFDNIHMGITAENIAEQFGISREEQDRYSVSSQNRAEAAIKAGKFTEEIVPVSIPQRKGDPIVFSQDEFPRFGASYEYVAKLKGAFKKDGTVTAANASGINDGAAVVVVMSKEKALELGLTPLATIKSWASAGVDPRIMGTGPIPATRKALEKCGLKIEDIDLVEANEAFASQTLEVAKELKLDMEKTNVNGGAIALGHPVGASGTRILVTLLHEMKRRNSQRGLATLCIGGGQGIAVIVER, from the coding sequence ATGAAAGACGTTGTTATCGTTAGCGCTGTACGTACCCCAGTAGGTTCTTTCTGCGGGGCTATAGGACAAATACCTGCCGTAGAACTTGGGGCAGTCGTCATCAAAGAGGCAATCCAAAGAGCTGGAATTACCCCTGATCAAGTAGACGAAGTTATTTTAGGCAACGTATTGCAAGGCGGTTTAGGACAAAATCCTGCTCGCCAAGCGGCGATAAAAGCCGGAATTCCCCAAGAAGTTCCTTCATGGACGTTAAATAAAGTTTGCGGTTCCGGTTTAAAATCCATTGTCTGTGCTGCGCAAGCAATTATTAGCGGAGATGCTGATATAGTCGTTGCAGGCGGAATGGAGAGCATGTCCCTCGCACCCTATGGTCTACCAAAGGCTAGAACGGGATTAAGAATGGGGAATGCAAATGTCATAGATCTAATGGTTAATGACGGACTTACAGATGCTTTTGATAATATTCACATGGGAATTACAGCTGAGAATATTGCCGAGCAATTTGGTATTTCTCGTGAAGAACAAGACCGTTATTCAGTATCAAGCCAGAACCGGGCGGAAGCTGCCATTAAAGCCGGCAAGTTTACCGAGGAGATTGTTCCGGTATCTATTCCGCAGCGCAAGGGAGATCCGATTGTATTTTCCCAAGATGAATTCCCGCGTTTTGGTGCTTCTTATGAGTATGTGGCCAAATTAAAGGGAGCCTTCAAAAAAGACGGTACCGTGACTGCAGCTAATGCCTCAGGTATCAATGACGGTGCTGCAGTGGTCGTAGTAATGTCTAAAGAAAAGGCTTTAGAGTTGGGCTTAACCCCCTTAGCTACCATTAAATCCTGGGCTTCGGCTGGAGTTGATCCGCGCATTATGGGCACAGGACCGATTCCTGCAACTCGGAAAGCTCTAGAAAAATGTGGCTTGAAGATTGAGGATATCGATCTTGTTGAAGCAAATGAAGCCTTCGCGTCTCAAACGTTAGAGGTAGCTAAAGAATTAAAGCTTGATATGGAAAAAACCAATGTTAATGGTGGAGCTATTGCCCTGGGCCATCCAGTGGGAGCTTCGGGAACGCGAATTTTAGTTACCTTGCTTCATGAAATGAAGCGCAGAAATTCTCAAAGGGGCTTGGCTACACTCTGTATCGGAGGCGGCCAAGGAATCGCCGTAATTGTTGAACGTTAA
- a CDS encoding sigma-54 interaction domain-containing protein: MLEQQSGTIPIDKILDNTNNAVIAVNLEGQIIYANRAVYNILQTPDRDLVGQSITTYFPGTGLLRVFEKGIPELGQQLTMNNKVLLSNRTPIHIHGELVGAVAVFQDITDLQNVIDNLVIEHEKTKQLQRTLEVVLNTAYDGLIVTNEKGIVTMTNQAFANFFNKSPEEMIGKHIQEIYENPKFTDVLVTGQPVHGYIHDLNGHEIIASRIPITQEGKIVGALGKVVFKDVNELYALTKKVNSLRSELDYYKKTILKKNFSAIELLKGKNPRMVSLVQIALRVAKSESTVLLRGESGTGKELFAQLLHMESLNKEGPFIKVNCAAVPGNLLESELFGYEEGAFTGARKGGKIGKFELADGGTLFLDEIGDMEMAMQVKLLRVLQEREIERLGSSKPRKIQVRLVAATNRDLETMIREKQFREDLYYRLNVVTLTIPPLRDRIEDIDALIDTFIKKFNLQFAQSVTGVSEETRKVFLNYRWPGNVRELENIIERAFNMLDGSEIQLKHLPSYLQILAGTETRHLSGTLESILDTVEKEALIYALDATNGNKVQAAKSLGLSRAGLYKKLIKHDLH, from the coding sequence ATGCTGGAGCAGCAGTCTGGAACAATTCCTATAGATAAAATACTCGATAACACGAATAATGCAGTGATTGCCGTCAACTTAGAAGGCCAAATAATCTACGCTAATAGGGCTGTCTATAATATTCTGCAAACTCCGGATCGCGACCTTGTTGGGCAATCAATTACCACCTATTTTCCCGGAACCGGGTTATTAAGAGTATTCGAAAAAGGAATTCCTGAGTTAGGCCAGCAGTTGACCATGAATAATAAGGTTCTATTAAGTAATCGCACGCCTATTCATATTCATGGTGAGCTCGTGGGAGCCGTGGCAGTATTTCAGGATATTACAGATCTCCAAAACGTAATTGATAACTTAGTAATCGAACATGAAAAAACGAAGCAACTTCAACGAACTCTGGAGGTTGTTCTTAATACTGCTTACGATGGTTTAATTGTCACGAACGAAAAGGGAATTGTAACCATGACGAATCAAGCTTTCGCTAATTTCTTTAACAAATCTCCTGAGGAAATGATCGGAAAACACATCCAGGAAATTTATGAAAATCCAAAATTTACGGATGTACTGGTTACGGGACAACCTGTTCATGGCTATATTCATGATTTAAATGGTCATGAAATCATCGCCAGCAGAATTCCTATTACTCAAGAAGGAAAAATAGTTGGGGCGTTAGGTAAGGTTGTCTTTAAAGATGTCAATGAACTATATGCTTTGACGAAAAAAGTTAATTCGCTACGCTCAGAACTTGATTATTATAAAAAAACCATTCTGAAGAAAAATTTTTCTGCCATAGAGCTTTTAAAAGGGAAAAATCCTCGCATGGTTTCTTTGGTGCAAATTGCTCTTCGAGTTGCGAAATCAGAATCTACGGTTCTTTTAAGAGGAGAAAGCGGGACAGGAAAAGAATTATTTGCCCAATTGCTTCATATGGAGAGCTTAAACAAAGAAGGTCCCTTCATAAAAGTAAATTGTGCCGCGGTTCCGGGAAATCTGCTGGAATCTGAATTGTTTGGTTATGAAGAGGGAGCTTTTACCGGGGCCCGAAAAGGAGGTAAGATCGGCAAGTTTGAACTCGCTGACGGTGGAACCTTGTTCCTTGATGAAATCGGGGATATGGAAATGGCGATGCAAGTTAAATTGCTTCGTGTACTGCAAGAACGAGAAATTGAACGTCTTGGCAGCAGTAAACCACGAAAAATACAGGTTCGGCTAGTGGCTGCTACAAACCGTGATCTCGAAACGATGATTCGTGAAAAACAGTTTCGTGAGGACTTGTATTATCGTTTAAACGTTGTCACCTTAACAATTCCGCCTTTAAGAGACAGAATAGAAGATATAGATGCTCTCATTGATACCTTTATAAAGAAGTTTAATCTTCAATTTGCTCAATCGGTCACAGGAGTTTCGGAGGAAACAAGAAAAGTATTTCTAAATTATCGTTGGCCTGGGAATGTCCGTGAACTTGAGAACATTATTGAGAGAGCCTTTAATATGCTTGATGGTTCGGAAATTCAGTTAAAGCATTTGCCGAGTTATTTGCAAATTTTAGCGGGTACGGAAACTCGCCATCTTTCAGGAACTTTGGAGAGTATTCTTGATACCGTGGAAAAAGAAGCATTAATTTATGCTTTGGATGCAACCAACGGCAATAAAGTGCAAGCGGCAAAAAGTTTAGGTCTATCGCGTGCGGGCTTATATAAGAAATTAATAAAACATGATCTTCATTAA
- a CDS encoding CBS domain-containing protein — MNVAFFLIPKKDIVYLKENATMRQALERMEYHSYSAVPLINNDGKYVGTITEGDLLWKLKNTPGLTFHNTEDIHLCDVEQHVQNLPVTIDAQIEDLISRAVVQNFVPVVDDQQTFIGIVRRREMIEYCSKLLLQKKEESLD, encoded by the coding sequence ATGAATGTAGCTTTTTTTCTTATTCCAAAGAAGGATATTGTTTATCTTAAAGAAAATGCAACCATGCGCCAAGCCTTGGAGAGGATGGAGTATCACAGCTATTCGGCAGTACCTCTTATCAATAATGATGGGAAATATGTAGGGACAATAACTGAAGGGGATTTGCTTTGGAAGCTAAAGAATACTCCTGGATTAACATTTCATAACACGGAAGATATACATTTATGCGATGTGGAACAGCATGTTCAGAATTTACCGGTTACGATTGATGCACAAATTGAGGATTTAATTTCCCGAGCTGTTGTGCAAAATTTCGTACCAGTTGTGGATGACCAGCAGACTTTTATTGGAATTGTAAGGCGTCGTGAAATGATTGAATATTGTTCTAAGTTGTTGCTTCAGAAGAAAGAAGAGTCCCTGGATTAG
- a CDS encoding 4Fe-4S dicluster domain-containing protein has translation MQQNGFQLEHCRPNCPKAACNWQNLYEKMLKKLDELNLLQTLAQKFTPVHYHHLPKISVAGCPNGCSQPNIKDFGISGYVVPKITEIPCAECDVCIGACLEKAITRESQEIIINQDKCISCGDCLRVCPTGTLSGSEKGWIVRYGGRVGRHPQFARLAGQLKTDDEVVSWVIETLQRYIDQGEPEERLTHFLDSIHLTQEQSENVQSGRGSKDSIFEDQKR, from the coding sequence ATGCAACAGAATGGATTTCAACTTGAACATTGCCGGCCAAATTGTCCTAAAGCTGCTTGTAATTGGCAAAACCTCTATGAAAAAATGCTTAAGAAACTCGATGAATTAAACCTTTTACAAACTCTTGCTCAAAAATTTACACCCGTTCATTATCATCATTTACCAAAAATCAGTGTGGCAGGGTGCCCTAATGGATGTTCGCAACCCAATATCAAGGATTTCGGTATATCTGGATATGTTGTTCCAAAAATTACTGAAATACCCTGCGCAGAGTGTGATGTCTGTATTGGCGCTTGCCTTGAGAAAGCAATAACAAGAGAATCACAGGAGATTATTATAAATCAAGACAAATGTATATCCTGCGGAGATTGTCTAAGAGTTTGCCCAACAGGTACGTTGTCCGGATCCGAAAAGGGGTGGATAGTACGATATGGTGGAAGAGTAGGCCGCCATCCGCAATTTGCCAGACTGGCCGGTCAACTCAAAACAGATGATGAAGTAGTGTCTTGGGTCATTGAAACACTCCAACGGTATATAGATCAAGGGGAACCGGAGGAACGCTTAACGCATTTTTTGGATTCTATTCATCTTACTCAAGAGCAGAGCGAGAACGTACAGAGCGGTCGTGGATCCAAAGACTCAATTTTTGAGGATCAGAAACGGTAA